The DNA window CTCGACGCCGCTCGCAACCGGGTGGACCCGGCGATGGGAACGCCTCAGGCGCTCACGCGCCGCGCGCTACCCCAGCCGGCAACCCCGGCTACCCCAGCTTCCACTGCTGGTTGGCGCCCCCGTTGCAGCCCCAGAGCTCGACCGGGGTGCCGTTGACGTTCCCGGAGGCCACGTTCCCGCCGGTCACATCCAGGCACAGGCCGGACTGCACGCCGGTGATCGTCCCGTCCGCGTTCGGGGTCCATCGTTGGTTGGTCTGGCCGTTGCAGGTCCAGATGATGACCTTGGTCCCGGCCGTCGTCCCCTGACCGCTCGCGTCCAGGCAGAGGCTGCCGTTGTAGACCCGCAGCTCGCCGGCCGCGGTCAGCGTGTACTCCTGGTTCGAGCCGGTGTTGCAGTCCCAGATGTCCAGCTGCGTGCCAGTCGTGGTGCTGTTGTTCGGCACGTCCAGGCATCGGCCGGACGACGCACCGACCAGCGGATGCGTGCTCCCGATGCTGCTCCCGCTCCCCGGCGACACGCGGTACATCACCGATCCGTGGGCCGGCACCGTGGCACTGATGGCACCGGTCGTCGAGCTGAGCTCCTTCGACCACAGGTTGTCCAGCGTGTACGAGGACGCCGACGCGATCCCGACGGCCGAGGTGGACGTCGAGATCGTCTGCGCCGAGGAGTTCTCGTTGAACAGCACGACCGCGACATCGCCGTTGGCCAGCGGCTTGGCCATCACGTCATTCCCGCCGGACGAGGCGATCTCGGTCCCGGCCTTGCCCAGCGAGTCCTGGTCGACGGCGATGACGTCCTTGTTCGTGTACAGCGACAGAGTCGCAGGCGTCGCGGTACGCAGATCGGTCCCGGAGATCAGCGGCGCGGCCATCTCCGCCCACAGCGACATCTCCGAGCGGTCCTCGGTGAACGACATCCCGTTGCCCACTTCGAGCATGTCCGGGTCGTTCCAGCCGCCCGGCCCGGCGTAGGACGCCAGCCCGACCGTGTTGTGGAAGTTGGACAGCATGCTGCTGAAGCCGGCGTTGATGTCGCCGGTGGTGCGCCACAGGTTGCCGACCCCGGCGCCCCACGTCCACACCGACTCCTGGCCCCAGTTGCACAGGCTGAAGACGATCTGCCGACCGGTTTTGGCCAGCGCGTCGCGCATCGCCGTGTACCGGGTCTGGGCCGGGATCCCCTGGTTGTTGCAGTTGTCGTACTTGAGGTAGTCCACGCCCCAGGACGCGAACGAGTTCGCGTCGGCCTGCTCGTGGTTCAGACTGCCGGGATAGCCGGCGCAGGTCGCGGTGCCGGCGCTCTCGTAGATCCCGAGCTTGAGGCCCTTGCTGTGCACGTACGCGGCGGTCCCCGAGATGCCGTCGGGGAACTTCGCGGGATCCGGGACGAGGTTGCCGTTCGCATCCCGGCTCGACGACATCCAGCAGTCGTCGATGTTCACGTACTGGTAGCCGGCATCCTTCATGCCGGACGAGACGATGAGGTCCGCCGTCTGCTCGACCAGGCTCTCCGAGACGTTGCACCCGAAGGAGTTCCAGTCGTTCCATCCCATCGGCGGGGTCAGCGCCAGACCGTTGCCGAGGGCGTGCGCGGGTGCCGATACCGCGACACCGAACACCGTCCCGGCGATGAGGGCGAGCGCTGCGAAGGCTGCGCGCAACTGTCGACTGCGCGGGGCCCGATCACGCATGGTGCCTCCCTAGTCTTCCTCCTCATTCGCCCCCGCCCCTTCGACGGGGACGACGATCAACTCCCCCACGGACTCGCGCAGCACCTGCCGCGCGCCCGAGCGCAGGCCGTCGTCGCTGACCAGCACCGAGGCGTCGTGCAGGGCGGCGATCTCGGACAGCCCGACCACGCCCCACTTCGTGTGGTCCGCCAGCACGACCAGCCGCCGCGCGGTGGACACCAGCATCCGGTTGGTCTCGGCCTCCATCAGGTTCGGACTGGTGAACCCGGCTTCGGCGTCGATGCCGTGCACGCCGATGAACACGCAGTCCAGGTGCAGGCGGCGGATCGCCTGGATCGCCACCGGCCCGACCAGCGCGTCGGAGATCGTGCGCACGCCGCCGGTGAGGATCACGGTCTGCGGCGGGCCGGGCAGCGCGTGGAGCAGGTCGGCCACCGGCGGCGAGTTGGTGACCACGGTCAGGTCCGGAACCCGGGCCAGTTGTTGCGCGAAGGCGTAGGTGGTCGACCCGGCCGACACCCCGATCGCCGT is part of the Catenulispora sp. EB89 genome and encodes:
- a CDS encoding ricin-type beta-trefoil lectin domain protein, whose product is MRDRAPRSRQLRAAFAALALIAGTVFGVAVSAPAHALGNGLALTPPMGWNDWNSFGCNVSESLVEQTADLIVSSGMKDAGYQYVNIDDCWMSSSRDANGNLVPDPAKFPDGISGTAAYVHSKGLKLGIYESAGTATCAGYPGSLNHEQADANSFASWGVDYLKYDNCNNQGIPAQTRYTAMRDALAKTGRQIVFSLCNWGQESVWTWGAGVGNLWRTTGDINAGFSSMLSNFHNTVGLASYAGPGGWNDPDMLEVGNGMSFTEDRSEMSLWAEMAAPLISGTDLRTATPATLSLYTNKDVIAVDQDSLGKAGTEIASSGGNDVMAKPLANGDVAVVLFNENSSAQTISTSTSAVGIASASSYTLDNLWSKELSSTTGAISATVPAHGSVMYRVSPGSGSSIGSTHPLVGASSGRCLDVPNNSTTTGTQLDIWDCNTGSNQEYTLTAAGELRVYNGSLCLDASGQGTTAGTKVIIWTCNGQTNQRWTPNADGTITGVQSGLCLDVTGGNVASGNVNGTPVELWGCNGGANQQWKLG
- a CDS encoding DeoR/GlpR family DNA-binding transcription regulator codes for the protein MLAAQRQAWILQEVRQRGAVRVTELVSALRVSDMTVRRDLDSLAEQGLVTKVHGGATARGGSSTDEPAFSVKAARQRRAKEAIARAAADLVRPGTAIGVSAGSTTYAFAQQLARVPDLTVVTNSPPVADLLHALPGPPQTVILTGGVRTISDALVGPVAIQAIRRLHLDCVFIGVHGIDAEAGFTSPNLMEAETNRMLVSTARRLVVLADHTKWGVVGLSEIAALHDASVLVSDDGLRSGARQVLRESVGELIVVPVEGAGANEEED